The following coding sequences lie in one Schistocerca cancellata isolate TAMUIC-IGC-003103 unplaced genomic scaffold, iqSchCanc2.1 HiC_scaffold_1169, whole genome shotgun sequence genomic window:
- the LOC126160955 gene encoding uncharacterized protein LOC126160955, giving the protein MGGSSITPLKGYVKPTERALNYKARLSNATLKYKDFRIDRLKPLEISFIALNILFRSLTAGVYMYLPQLRNLPGKIFLSFQITGIIQVLGSEVVYRMSGVPNLSTAVQIDSALTLLSCMWLNSFCYQMYACIRHLRLPNDLLPTEASKIFRRQALYALAPWSILCAASISLENTSKYYLIHSRILFLVGISLSITLNLVLLGLVGYMYLRNRNAMRRLRISSKDKFGSKKQIVFLSVKTVFLSGIGIIVRIGFHQVQGIAQFVYYVHIATMAQGPLLFVFFICNESTLPLLKTTLLVWWKPDTVSPRQELCSAAERNLERRAAVHCTFAESSLSCP; this is encoded by the coding sequence ATGGGAGGATCGTCCATCACTCCCTTGAAAGGGTATGTAAAGCCAACTGAAAGAGCACTGAACTACAAAGCCAGATTAAGCAATGCTACCTTGAAATACAAGGATTTTAGAATCGATCGCTTAAAACCTTTAGAAATTTCATTTATAGCTCTAAATATTCTTTTCCGTTCTCTCACTGCCGGGGTATACATGTACCTTCCCCAGCTACGCAATTTGCCTGGAAAGATATTCTTGTCCTTCCAGATCACAGGTATAATCCAGGTCTTGGGTTCTGAGGTCGTGTATCGTATGTCAGGTGTCCCCAACTTATCTACAGCGGTGCAGATTGATAGTgccctcacacttctcagctgtatGTGGCTAAACTCATTCTGCTACCAAATGTACGCATGCATTCGCCATCTCAGGCTTCCTAATGATCTGCTACCTACTGAAGCAAGCAAGATATTCCGTCGTCAGGCGCTGTATGCACTAGCACCGTGGAGCATACTATGTGCGGCAAGTATTTCTTTGGAAAATACGAGCAAGTATTACCTGATCCACAGTCGGATACTATTCCTCGTAGGGATTTCACTCTCGATAACTCTCAATTTGGTTCTCCTCGGATTGGTGGGATACATGTACCTACGTAATCGGAACGCCATGCGGCGACTCAGAATTTCTAGTAAAGACAAATTTGGgtcaaagaaacaaattgttttcctGTCAGTTAAGACAGTCTTCTTAAGTGGCATAGGTATAATCGTTAGAATTGGTTTCCACCAGGTGCAAGGTATTGCACAGTTCGTGTACTACGTTCATATAGCTACGATGGCCCAGGGACCTCTGCTATTCGTTTTTTTCATTTGTAACGAATCAACACTCCCTTTGCTGAAGACGACCTTGCTAGTATGGTGGAAACCAGATACTGTCAGTCCGAGGCAAGAGTTGTGTTCGGCAGCTGAGAGAAATCTGGAAAGGAGAGCCGCTGTTCACTGTACATTTGCAGAATCCTCGTTGTCATGTCCTTGA